The following is a genomic window from Amaranthus tricolor cultivar Red isolate AtriRed21 chromosome 10, ASM2621246v1, whole genome shotgun sequence.
ACAAAATTGAGgagttatatttatatattatgagTATCCACCTAGataaatcaatgatcaataaatttCTTAAGTGCAAAAACGAGCTTGATTTCTTTTCATTAAGAGTCTCAAAACATGAAAATTACATAATAGTAAAggttaaatttcaaaaaaaggCATGAGTCAAACAAATGATTTACTAATAACATACTTCAcacaaagataaataaaaatataaattatgctTAAATACCCACCAGAATAAGGTCCATGCGTATTGAACACTACCAATGCAAGCTCAAATGTTGAACCCAAAGCAACTGACGGAGGTTTCTGTGTATTGCAATGAATATAGAGATACTAGTTAGGAAGATAAGCAATACATTTAAAAGCAACACCTACTACAAAATCACAACATTGAACTTAGCATTGCAAGGGGTGAATATCTTAAATAAGTACTTAAGGGATAATTACTTGTATAAGAAATCGTGTCCTCTCCAATCAATGATTTGAAATAGATTATTGGATCATTTTTTGCACGCTTTTCTCTCAAATGAACGGGAGTGACTAGTTGTTCTTGCTTCACACACaagaaaaaccaaataaaaataaagcaacTCTTTAAGATTTTTTCCAATTTATCAAAACTATATTTTCTTGTAGaaaatatcatgtatctatgtTTGATGTAATATTGTTGCTCATGGTCTTTAAATAGAGATCCAAAAAGAAATGTTTGTATTTATATAAGTCTTGGCGTGATCTGAAAAAAAAGAGCAATGAAGACAAGTAGACAACAGTTTCAACGAGTCGTACGATAAACACCAACAACTCCTAGATGACCCATGAAACGTGTACATCGACACACGACTTGACGATGGTTGGTTTTGGAGAAATATGAAACCCTACACATTGGGTCAAAGACTCATGTGTTGAGGAACATGACTCGACAAAAAATTTCATGTTCGTGGGTTAATTCTTTTCCTCTAGTTTTAGTAGGTTAATGGTGTTAGTGGGAGTTAATGTCTTTGATTAGTACAAATAGGCTaagtttttactaattttaacaTACTTGAACATTACTTTTTAGATGACTTTCATtagtaaaatttttgtttttctcttAGTTCTTCTTAGTTCATCTCACcgttatgtaattttctttcaCGTTCATTGATTCAAAGTAAGTAGAATATCAGTTTCTCTTAGTTTTATATTTTGCTTCTTTAGTGTGGAATATGTTATGTCTCTCAAGAGtgtaatgaaaacaaaattatttgttagaTACTTTACATATCTCTCTTTTGTGAGCTATGAAAACAATGAATGTTTAGAAAGGATACATCTACTGAGAAAGAATTGAAAAGAAGagcaattaaaagaaaaaaaatgaaaggaatgcgaaagaaaagagaaaaatgaCTTTGAAAGAAAATGTTCAAGAGACACATTCCAAGCAATAAAGCATTACTAGATTTTTGGAGGTGAGAAGGATAGAGTATGAGTCTAACATTTGGTTGTAGGAGAATTTCATTCCTAATTAGAATTTTAAGCACCGCATTTCCCAACTACATTGGCTTACCTTATTTTAACTAAGCTAACTTAAAATTAAAGACGTCATAATCTACAAATTTGCATCACTATGAGTAAGTGGAGAGAGTTGATGGACAATTCTAAAGAATCTACACAGAGCTAAGGAAAATAGGTTGAGTGATGATGTGATTACCCATAATCATGATGAGTGGctcattatattttattttgcacaatTATATTGAGGATTGCTAGTATTTAGTTGAGTTCGATAGGTGCATAATATGTATGCTAGGATGTTTATGCAAAGTCATCAAAATTGAATGTTATTGTGGCAAGCATCACATATTTATGCGTGATGTATGCTATGCTTACAAAATCCACCCAAATTTGCAACGACAACAATACCCTCTAAAACCCTAGGTAATTAGCCCTAGCAGCCCTAGAAATTACCAGAACAAAACTAGTCAAAAATAACGAGTTAAACTAATTATAACGAAACTAATACCTAAAcattaaaggaaaaaaatataacagACCTCAAATGAAACTAATAACTATAACCAGAACATAATTCAGAAACAACATAATTAGAATAACATAAGTAAATAATGACTACCAAGCATCCATAAACAGTATAATTCAGGTATAAGACTTCAAATGGATCTAATACCTAAACATCAGAAGAAAATAAGAACAAACCTGAGTTGTCACATCGCTTGCAGCAAAGGACCTGCATATACACTAAATCATATTACAAGCTGTGAGCAAAACGTTATCGTTTTTTCTTCAAGACATGACATTTTTATCCAAGAAATGTTTGTAAACCCATATTGCTTACAATTCCTCCCAATTTTAGTTCTTACGATAGCCTTGCTCCAATGAAAACCATAAGGATTGAGGTTTAGTCGGGGTCCAATTTACCCACAAAACGAAAATAATAGTATGACTCTGTCTAGATGCAAACATAAGTGACAGTAGCctaaaattacacaaaataatCATCGAATTTTCCAATAAATTTCTCAATTTCACACTCTAACAAagtaaaaaaatgaagaaatatcTAATACGCAAACAACAAAGAAGAATTAGTAGCCTAAATAGCTTAAAACCTGATAATTTTCTCGAGATAATCAGTGAGAACTGTGTTCCAAAAAGGACCCATGGCAGCAGTCCTTTCGACAACGAGTATGAGTTGCTTCTCCGCCATTGCAACGAATTTGAAATTCAACTCAAAACCTCAAATTTGTCGAAAATCATCCACTAAATCAATGCTTTTTCCTTTCTAGTTTGATTTCGGATGTTCTACAAAAAACCCAAAATTGAATCAATTCTTTTATCTGGGAGGTTGAAAATTGAAAGGCGATTAAAAAACAAAGTACTTAGGTTGTTTTTTGAAAGagttatttcatttcaaattgtatTTGAGAGATGTATCTTAAGATCAGCCCATTATAaattaatgcttatttattgtattctaaatgtctatttatattatccATACTAATATTTaattaccgtatccttaatgcgtACTTACagtattttaaatgtctacttacaccattcttaatgcctatttttaatattttaaaaaaatatataataggtcgacccaattaaagatggtgtctcaaagagaccatctctcacaagaatttgtgattataaAATGTTATGTTTCGAATGATAAATTGATAATTTCATTTGACAATAtagaattgactcaaatttagtgtttgacaaataaagaaaaatcaaatttggaaTTGAACCTAATCCGCCATTTttataaaacacaaattcttgtgagctCTAATTGGGTCGGCCCATAAAAGATAATAGAGAATAAGAATGGACGTTAAACTTTAATGGACTGGGCCTAAGAGACGTCTCTCATAGAGAAATCTCTTAGGAGACCGGTTGGTtataaaaatggttaaaaataagGATTTGAGAATGATTCTCCAAAccttgttattctcaaattcttacttatgctatgtttgggaatgatgattcatttgaaaatataaactCGACTTAAATTTAGcatttggcaaataaaaaaattcaaatttgaatttgaatcaaatCCATCATTGTTATAAAAGTGATCAAAGATGAGGATTTGAGAATAATTACCCAAATcttatcattttcaaattcttcattaatgaatttataattgaaatctataatttgaaTTTCACATTATCTAAATCATACACTAATTACTTTAATCACTTATTCATTGCTTTTTCCACAACATAAGCAAATTTTCCATACGCCTTTCTACACCCAAAAAATTGATAAGAAAGTAATTTCTTATTCCATACTAATATATATGATGATTCGGTCAGGTCTTATAGACCAATAATAGAGAGACGACGATTAACGTTCTATTATATCCGTTTGGTGTAATTCATACTTGGTTTTACAATGTGAATGAAAGTCACATTTCAGGATATGATATTAtttcattaataaatttatgatATACACGTGATCTTAGATTAGATGATAAAAAAACATTTCTTGATATTCAACTAATCACATCTAATATCCAACAGATTAGACATGGAAAATCTTACGTGTTTTACCTCAATATCTTACCTATGGTGCTACCTTGTAGTTGTTGGGATGCTTTTGTTACATAACGATGTATTAAAGATGATATACACACTTTATACGCCACTGAAAATTTTCCTTCCATAGCAAGGAGTGTGCAAAATGAGACTGGACCGGCGGTTTGGACCGGTTGAGACCCAACCTAAACCGGTTGCATCCGGTCCGGGGTCGGGGTCTTACTTATTCTTCATTTCGGATTTCTGGTCCGGTCCGATCTAAACCCAGAAATATCCGGGTTAGACCGGATTAGATTGgatatataaaagtaattttgaagaggaataatatttacgatttttatgtatatacttatttaaagtgctttatattttttatttctaacacaaaataattttttaactcaaatattttaattttataataattaatttgctaaattattttaaaatcttttatttttttaatttatttttggtatcaAAAATTACTTTCGGTCTAACCGGTCTAAACCCGGACCGGACCGGTAGGAAATCGGATTAGACCGGGACTGGGTGAAATTGGTCCTGTCTCCTGTCTTAAAATATTCGAAATTTCGGTCTTCCGGTCCAACAGGTTTTAACCGGTTTGGACCGGTGAACAACATAGCCATGTGATTTTGAGGTGATATTTTCTTGATTTATGAAGTGTAAGTCCATCCCAATTCAACATTACCAACATATGGACATTTGATAGTTAGATAAATGAATGGGGTTGTCTAATGTATTGTTTTGATCTTATAAGGCTACTTCTGTTACAACATTCCCTCTTCAAATCAAACTAGCTACACTTCAAAAGAATTCTTTGCAATATTTTGAGATAAGTGTTTTATAAGATTCAAGGTTGCATGTTTAGTTTCACTCAATCTTTCTCATTGTATGAATTTCTCTATTTGGGGTCTTTCTCGAGCTGAGGTATTTTTTTGGCTGCATCCTCTGAGTTACCGTCTTACATCCCTCCACACAACCTAATTATAGTTCTTATGACCaaaatacactgggtatgatgatgataataatctTTTCTGAATATGTACTTCATTTCTTATGATGCAACTAAGCCTAGGTAGTTGCTTGATGCCTAAAAAGAAGGATTTACTTCGGAATATATGAATTTAGGCCCATCATATATCATTACACCtaatatatcccgctcatagaagctataataataattcattctaataataataattctaaaaGAATTACATAGATCTCTCTGCCCATTCTTGATTCTTCTTTACATGATtgaaaaaatatgaataaagtTATGCAAGAAACAATAGTAATGAAATTCATTCTAGAAATTATGCTTCAAGAACAAGGTTTCCTGTGGAGAAGCAGGTCCTATTTCCTCTTCTAAGCTATTCAACTCGACCCCATTTGTGGCGGTACCTAAGTTTTTAGTGTCGGGAAGCTTGGCATTTTCAACATCGGCTTCAGAAACAGAAGATTTTCTTCTCTGAGAAGAAGTGACGCTAGGAAATGTAATCCATGAGGGTGCTCTAAACTCGAATGGTTGATCCTCGGCTGAGCCAATGTCAGTTTCAGAAGGATTAGAAGATCGTTGGGAAGATTTCTTGTGCATTCTACTGCTTCCAAGAACAACCTCAGTAGGTAGAATGGGCTGGTGACTAGAAGGGGTACCCATGAGAAGAGCAAGGGCTCGCTCCAAAGCGGTAGTGACTTTGTCCATGGATGGTCTATCTTTGCCTCTCATACGGACACATTTAGAAGCGACATTAGCGATTCTTCGGAGAGCTTGGAACTGAGGGGGTGGGGGAGATTTAAGAACAGGATCCAAGATGGCAGAAACATGGCCGGCTTTGACAAGAGGAACAGCCCATTCAACAATATTGCCTTGTTCAAAATGCATATCAATGGCCTTTCTACCACTAAGTATTTCCAAGAGCAAAACACCAAAGCTATAGACATCGGATTTAGTAGTAAGGTAGTGAAGTCTATAGTACTCGGGGTCAAGGTAGCCGAGAGTTCCTGCAGGGAGCTCGGCTAAGGGGGAACCACTGTCTGCAGGGCCAAGGAGAGAAAGTCCAAAATCAGCAACTCGTGCATTATGGTGTTCGTCAATGAGAATGTTGGATGATTTAATGTCTCGGTGTATGACAGGAGGGCAAGCATAACCATGCAAGTATTCGATCCCTCGTGATGCTTGGACAGCGATAGTGACTCGCTTAACCCAATCTAATTGCTCCTTAAGTGACTTGTCTTTTCCATGGAGATGGTGGTGCAAAGACCCATGAGCCATGAACTCATAAACCAACACCCTTTCTTCCCCTTCTTCACAGTATCCAAGCAGATTCAGGAGATGGGCATGGTTCAATCTTGACAGTAAATCGAGTTCTGTGTGAAATTCCTTGGAGTTCTTTTTTTGATCAGAGGTGACTATAGCCCTCTTAACAGCTACAATTGTGCCATCTTTCAACACCCCTTTGAACACACATGAGAAACTTCCCCTGCCCACTATTGTTTCCTCTTTGAATCCACTCGTGGCTCTCTCCAGCTCTTCATACCTGAAAACCTTAGCCCTTCTCATCTTCATGTCAGGCCTTATCTTCGGGTTATCCCTTGGCGACCCTGAACCATTCTTCCCTCTTCTTTTCGAACATTCACACTTTCGAAGCCTGTATCGAACATATAATACTGCTATAAAAAATACTACTGTAACCAACAACACACCAAAAACAACCTCTGCAACTATGATTGCAACCTGACTTCCCCAAAACCCATACTTCTTTCCACCAATTTTGCTTGAACAATTTGCCAAACACTCAGATGACGCGCAACTTGAACAGTTATATGCACACtcattctcattttcttcactaCATCCACCAGTAGGAAACATATCTTTTGGGCAGTTGTACAAACAAGGCAAACATATACGACCACTCGGGTTCTTACACGTTGCGTGCCCTGGCTTAAATTCGTAATAACCAGCATCACAAGCTCCTGTTTTGCATAAACCAGGGGAGACTGCCACTGGAAGAGAGGTCGGAAACCCATATCCCCAACACATTGGTGTAAGAGATTTTTGGATCAGTATGCCACAACTGAAATAGTCTCCACCAGCTAATGTATAAACCTTTGCATCTCCTGGAGCCGGTATGCTTCTGTCTATGAAACTACCCCAACAAACAACTCCTCGATCTGAATCTCGAATTCCACAAGCATGGAACTTTCCCCCAACTATGGAAAGGAATGATACTTTTGGGGGGATATCTACATTTCCTTGTCCTGAAAAACCAACTGATATCTCTTCATTGTTGTTCAAACTTTTCCCCCAACAATAAGCCCTAGATTGCACCCCTTCTACAATCCCACAAACATGATACCCGCCAGCTGAAATCATTTGAAACTTCATCTTCATAGGTAGCAGCCTAATTACTTGGCTGCTTGTCTCATCACCCCAGCAAAATGCTGTTTGATTTTCAACAAATAACCCACAATTGAATTCTGCACCAGAAGATATTGACTTGATTTCCCCTTCAAATACATAATTTGAAGtcatgttataaccccaacaATCAACCAATGAAGTGTTCCTAAGATTTCCTGTCAAAGGTTTCCTTAACCCACAAAGATGATTATCACCAGCACTGATTTCAACATACTCAGATCCCTTATTCATCGGCTGAGGAACGCCCATTCGAATAAAGTCGTTACTTCCCCAACAATATGGTTGGTATGTGTCCATTACAAGTCCACATACAAACCCAGCACCCCCAGTTAAACCCACAAAACTCAGATGGGCTGGAGTTCCATAAAGTATTGCTGCATTTGCACCATAACAGGCTGCAAAATGTGACCCATCTGATTTTAACCCACAAAATACAGGACCACTTTCACCATATGAAACAGCTATAGATGACATAGAACCTAAACCAGAAACCAACCACCACAAATCTGAAATTATAGCAATTATCAAAAACTTTGCTACAAATTTAGCCTTCCAATTCAAAACCCATCTTAGAAAACATCTTATTATATGATTTGGGGGTTCCATCACACAAGCCTAGTTCACAAGATTGAGCATTGAATAGGAAAAATCCAAGcaacatacacatatatatatcaatCTCCTAAATTCAATGGGCTTACTCTAACAAGTGAACCAACTTAGTAAAAATTCTTCCTTTTTTACCCATTCTTcaagaaaaacttaaaaacactaAAACTTAACAAAACCCAGATTCAAAACTGACCCAAACTAATATACATTCTTACCCACCATCACAAAACCAACAAAATAAGGACATATGTAAGAGAAAGATTCATACTTTCCCTCTTATAACCTCTCAAATAGCAAACTTTAGACTATACAAGACTGCAAGATAGGATTTTGCAAAGAGGGTTGAAGTAAAAATATCACCTTGAATATGAAAAATGTACAAAAAAAGGGACTGACAAGATTATAACCAAAGTTTTAATAGAGCAATAATATTTAGTTCATGATCAATACCCATTACTTAGAAAGGGCTTACTCACACCTAACTTCTGTCCTTGGTAGTGATGTAGTTGAAAGTACATAAGGAAAAAAATTCACAAGAATGAAAGGtgggtttatgatgatgatgagaagTGTAAATGTAAAACAGGATGAATTGGGTGCCACAAGAAGTgagagaaaggaaaaaaaagagtgAAAAAGAGCATTAAATGAGATAGCAATGCAGCTTCTCAAAATAGGCAGGGTGTAggtgaaagcattaaatgaGGAAGTTAATGCAAATGGAAAGAAAATAAATCAAGGAAGAAAATAGTTTAATTCTTGTCTAGATTCCTGCacatatgaaaatttttgaatatttttgagAACTGTTTTTTGGggttagttttttattttataaaattaaattaaattttctatcTTTAGTTTATAATTTTGATACCTTGGCTTATGGGGTATCCCAGTCAAGTCAACCACAACCAGTTTATAATAtgcaaattgttgtatgagacagtctcattaaGAGACGTATTTTATATTTGGATTAAatagtttatttaatatatattattttgaggtTGTATTATCGAGAGACGTTCTCTCGCATAAATAGctgattattatattatttaatggtAGTCCTAGTTCTATTAATATGTGTACTCCCAATTTGGGATGATCTTGTACTTTGGGAATGGAGTTTTCTTTGCTTATGTATGGAAGATTTGATTTGATATTTTTCCTCCTTTTTTTGTTGGTGTGTTCTTAATATATTCCATGCAATTGCATATGTAGTAGACTACATTGTAGAATATTTAGGTATAGTAGAATACTCAAAacttgatgaacaagttagctAGTTTTCCTTCAATAAAGGGGCAGTAGCATACATGCAAATTAGGATTAGGAAAATTGGATGTTAGGCAAATGAATATTAGTTGTTGGTCGATGATTTTTTAGTTGCTTATTTGATTAGTTGGAAATGTTGGTTTTTTTAGCTAACATGATAAGTCATCTAATTAGCAGGATGTTGGTAAAACTTTTGTATTGGTTGTTGACTATGGTCGACAAGTCAAACTttatgaaattaccaaaagtTTTTTCATTGCCGTAACaggtattttttgattttttgactcaCTAACAAGCGAAAAGCCAACAcaaaactaatttaccaaatacttcATTATTCTTGCACAAATCGGTAATACATTTAGGCATTGCTTGGTTCACctcaaaaatcttttttatatGTAAAGAACATAATTTTTCCACGGATACCAAACCGACAACATCTAAGTAAAAGTCTTATATAGACTTGTTCACGCTATTTTAGCGTACACCAACATAATAATAGCAAGTGTTTCTTGTACTTGATTATGCTTATCaagtaaaaatacttaaaattttaatatcttttaaaattgGTGCACACTTAAAAACTGCGGATCAAGTTCATAATAGACTTTCTCAAACATCTAATAAGAGAAGGTGAGTTTTAAGAGGACGATAATAATGTTCATGTCTAACTCTAGATGATAAAAGAGAAGGAAAGACTTGAAGAGTTAAGTTAATTATGTACGGATATGTAAGGTTAAAAGGTTGTGA
Proteins encoded in this region:
- the LOC130825614 gene encoding serine/threonine-protein kinase-like protein ACR4 translates to MEPPNHIIRCFLRWVLNWKAKFVAKFLIIAIISDLWWLVSGLGSMSSIAVSYGESGPVFCGLKSDGSHFAACYGANAAILYGTPAHLSFVGLTGGAGFVCGLVMDTYQPYCWGSNDFIRMGVPQPMNKGSEYVEISAGDNHLCGLRKPLTGNLRNTSLVDCWGYNMTSNYVFEGEIKSISSGAEFNCGLFVENQTAFCWGDETSSQVIRLLPMKMKFQMISAGGYHVCGIVEGVQSRAYCWGKSLNNNEEISVGFSGQGNVDIPPKVSFLSIVGGKFHACGIRDSDRGVVCWGSFIDRSIPAPGDAKVYTLAGGDYFSCGILIQKSLTPMCWGYGFPTSLPVAVSPGLCKTGACDAGYYEFKPGHATCKNPSGRICLPCLYNCPKDMFPTGGCSEENENECAYNCSSCASSECLANCSSKIGGKKYGFWGSQVAIIVAEVVFGVLLVTVVFFIAVLYVRYRLRKCECSKRRGKNGSGSPRDNPKIRPDMKMRRAKVFRYEELERATSGFKEETIVGRGSFSCVFKGVLKDGTIVAVKRAIVTSDQKKNSKEFHTELDLLSRLNHAHLLNLLGYCEEGEERVLVYEFMAHGSLHHHLHGKDKSLKEQLDWVKRVTIAVQASRGIEYLHGYACPPVIHRDIKSSNILIDEHHNARVADFGLSLLGPADSGSPLAELPAGTLGYLDPEYYRLHYLTTKSDVYSFGVLLLEILSGRKAIDMHFEQGNIVEWAVPLVKAGHVSAILDPVLKSPPPPQFQALRRIANVASKCVRMRGKDRPSMDKVTTALERALALLMGTPSSHQPILPTEVVLGSSRMHKKSSQRSSNPSETDIGSAEDQPFEFRAPSWITFPSVTSSQRRKSSVSEADVENAKLPDTKNLGTATNGVELNSLEEEIGPASPQETLFLKHNF